A genomic region of Xanthomonas campestris pv. phormiicola contains the following coding sequences:
- a CDS encoding ankyrin repeat domain-containing protein: MTESPFRARAPWIAAALGALLALVAGFGPLAAALGAWLAQPAFALALSWSRGSRPRPASLAALGRELLPLLALWAGGLGLVALLVAWPLAALRDSGSLAAALALSVAASAALLGLWRTWPLWHGSECEGGALGARWHALAQQDVQAWRGLAVAALVLLLAGVGVLLAWPGLLAAAARWPLALAYALLSPLLHALLQRVAPPQALPVRATSADLFAELSAKAAPREDEAAPAADELHAALYAAARGGRVDRALQLLQSGADPHALPAPDWRDQRSLPVLAAVLPDLRLLRELIVRGVDVNQPHLGMTPLLAATRDSWHGRPEAVMTLLANGADPRASDSDGNTPLHHAARSSDPGVAALLRDAAAELDALNRDGLTPLAVACHVGNWRMGKFLLERGAKPEPADGSPVLLAAAGTEEDDPAGVQLLLKHKARVDARDRQRRSALHEAAQAGHVEIVDALLGAGANLEARDALGRTPWLEAARHGRVAVLEHLLPHKPDLTAVDGDGRNAVLLACTADQVSPGLIRRLLELGIAAAQPDQSGRRAVDLAAEAGRWAIVSALDPDYPLPAAVSDGQGEVGSASLPDRPPLELLREGLQLGQRDGLAALARLCAAEELGALLHDPHLALNPQAVDWLLAHGAAPEVLDACGDTPMFALLSRGVEAVPSLQAMLRQGVSPAGRGGLTRLLAACAQHDHASRALEQFALELLERGADPFAPSPAGDPPLSLAVRLGWLRLQLQLLERGADREARDSHGMTALHLAAALGREASLKLLIQQGASPEARAADGQTPLGVALASGRRDLADWLDWRIWPLPRRPLREADLPAAAMVGDADAIRRLIDLGLAVDAIDAQGCTALLRAAGGGHAAAVDLLLARGADLQHAAASGATPLSAAVSMRQTEIVAALLAAGAQIEHRLPGGVTVLMLACALGLPDIAARLLAAGADVHAGDAQQLAPLHCAALYGFTARDKSRLLALLDTLLLAGAEADRGAAGGVTPLLLLLGARAEPGTACEEPVVLAGVERLLDEEVSLDVQDPRGFGPLHLAALHGLPLLVQRLLRAGADPDLRDTLNRPPREIAVMRGFVDVAGQFQPALPGVSSMARFLREGR; this comes from the coding sequence ATGACTGAATCCCCCTTCCGCGCGCGCGCTCCCTGGATCGCCGCCGCGCTGGGCGCGCTGTTGGCGCTGGTCGCCGGGTTCGGCCCGCTGGCCGCGGCGCTGGGCGCGTGGCTGGCGCAGCCGGCGTTCGCGCTGGCGCTGTCCTGGTCCCGCGGCAGCCGGCCGCGGCCGGCCAGCCTGGCGGCGCTGGGCCGCGAACTGCTGCCGCTGCTGGCGCTGTGGGCCGGCGGGTTGGGCCTGGTCGCGCTGCTGGTGGCCTGGCCGCTGGCGGCGCTGCGCGACAGCGGCAGCCTGGCCGCCGCCCTGGCCCTGAGCGTGGCCGCCAGCGCGGCGCTGCTCGGGCTGTGGCGCACCTGGCCGCTGTGGCACGGCAGCGAATGCGAGGGCGGCGCGCTGGGCGCGCGCTGGCATGCGCTGGCGCAGCAGGACGTGCAGGCCTGGCGCGGCCTGGCGGTGGCGGCGCTGGTGCTGCTGCTGGCCGGGGTGGGCGTGCTGCTGGCCTGGCCCGGATTGCTGGCCGCCGCGGCGCGCTGGCCGCTGGCGCTGGCCTATGCGCTGCTGTCGCCGCTGCTGCATGCCCTGCTGCAGCGCGTGGCGCCGCCGCAGGCGCTGCCGGTGCGGGCGACCTCGGCGGACCTGTTCGCCGAACTGAGCGCCAAGGCCGCGCCGCGCGAGGACGAAGCGGCGCCGGCGGCGGACGAACTGCATGCGGCGCTGTACGCCGCCGCGCGCGGCGGCCGCGTGGACCGCGCGCTGCAGCTGCTGCAGTCCGGCGCCGACCCGCATGCGCTGCCGGCGCCGGACTGGCGCGACCAGCGCAGCCTGCCGGTGCTGGCCGCGGTGCTGCCGGACCTGCGCCTGCTGCGCGAGCTGATCGTGCGCGGGGTGGACGTCAACCAGCCGCACCTGGGCATGACCCCGCTGCTGGCCGCCACCCGCGACAGCTGGCACGGCCGTCCCGAGGCGGTGATGACCCTGCTCGCCAACGGCGCCGATCCGCGCGCCAGCGACAGCGACGGCAACACGCCGCTGCACCACGCCGCGCGCAGTTCCGATCCGGGCGTGGCGGCCTTGCTGCGCGATGCCGCGGCCGAGCTGGACGCGCTGAACCGCGACGGCCTGACCCCGCTGGCGGTGGCCTGCCACGTCGGCAACTGGCGCATGGGCAAGTTCCTGCTCGAGCGCGGCGCCAAGCCCGAGCCGGCCGACGGCAGCCCGGTGCTGCTGGCCGCCGCCGGTACCGAGGAAGACGATCCGGCCGGCGTGCAGCTGCTGCTCAAGCACAAGGCGCGGGTCGATGCGCGCGACCGCCAGCGCCGCAGCGCCCTGCACGAGGCGGCGCAGGCCGGGCACGTGGAGATCGTCGATGCGCTGCTCGGCGCCGGCGCCAACCTGGAAGCGCGCGATGCCTTGGGCCGCACGCCGTGGCTGGAAGCGGCGCGGCATGGCCGCGTCGCGGTGCTGGAACACCTGCTGCCGCACAAGCCCGACCTCACGGCGGTCGATGGCGACGGCCGCAACGCGGTGCTGCTGGCCTGCACCGCCGACCAGGTCTCGCCCGGGCTGATCCGGCGCCTGCTGGAACTGGGTATCGCCGCCGCGCAGCCGGACCAGAGCGGACGCCGCGCGGTCGATCTGGCCGCAGAGGCCGGGCGCTGGGCGATCGTGTCCGCGCTGGACCCGGACTACCCGCTGCCGGCCGCGGTCAGCGACGGCCAGGGCGAGGTCGGCAGCGCCAGCCTGCCCGACCGGCCGCCGCTGGAACTGCTGCGCGAAGGCCTGCAACTGGGCCAGCGCGACGGCCTGGCGGCGCTGGCGCGGCTGTGCGCGGCCGAGGAACTGGGCGCGCTGCTGCACGATCCGCACCTGGCGCTGAACCCGCAGGCGGTGGACTGGCTGCTGGCGCATGGCGCCGCGCCGGAAGTGCTCGACGCCTGCGGCGACACGCCGATGTTCGCGCTGCTCTCGCGCGGCGTGGAAGCGGTGCCCAGCCTGCAGGCGATGCTGCGCCAGGGCGTGTCGCCGGCCGGCCGCGGCGGCCTGACCCGGCTGCTCGCCGCCTGTGCGCAGCACGACCACGCCTCGCGCGCGCTGGAGCAGTTCGCGCTGGAACTGCTGGAACGCGGCGCCGACCCGTTCGCGCCGTCGCCGGCCGGCGACCCGCCGCTGTCGCTGGCGGTGCGCCTGGGCTGGCTGCGCCTGCAACTGCAATTGCTCGAACGCGGCGCCGACCGCGAGGCGCGCGACAGCCACGGCATGACCGCGCTGCACCTGGCCGCCGCGCTGGGCCGCGAGGCCTCGCTGAAGCTGCTGATCCAGCAGGGCGCCTCGCCGGAGGCGCGTGCCGCCGACGGCCAGACGCCGCTGGGCGTGGCCCTGGCCAGCGGCCGCCGCGACCTGGCCGACTGGCTGGACTGGCGGATCTGGCCGTTGCCGCGGCGCCCGCTGCGCGAGGCCGACCTGCCGGCCGCGGCGATGGTCGGCGATGCCGATGCGATCCGCCGCCTGATCGACCTGGGCCTGGCGGTGGACGCGATCGACGCGCAGGGCTGCACCGCGTTGCTGCGCGCCGCCGGCGGCGGCCATGCCGCGGCGGTGGACCTGTTGCTGGCGCGTGGCGCCGACCTGCAGCACGCCGCGGCCAGCGGCGCCACGCCGTTGTCGGCGGCGGTGAGCATGCGCCAGACCGAGATCGTCGCCGCGCTGCTGGCCGCCGGCGCGCAGATCGAACACCGCCTGCCCGGCGGCGTCACCGTGCTGATGCTGGCCTGCGCGCTGGGCCTGCCGGACATCGCCGCGCGCCTGCTGGCCGCCGGCGCCGACGTGCATGCCGGCGACGCGCAACAGCTGGCGCCGCTGCACTGCGCCGCGCTGTACGGTTTCACCGCGCGCGACAAGTCGCGCCTGCTGGCGTTGCTGGACACCTTGCTGCTGGCCGGCGCCGAAGCCGACCGCGGCGCCGCCGGCGGGGTGACCCCGCTGTTGCTGCTGCTCGGCGCGCGCGCCGAACCCGGTACCGCCTGCGAAGAGCCGGTGGTGCTGGCCGGGGTGGAGCGCCTGCTCGACGAAGAGGTGAGCCTGGACGTGCAGGACCCGCGCGGCTTCGGCCCGCTGCACCTGGCGGCGTTGCACGGCCTGCCGCTGCTGGTGCAGCGCCTGCTGCGCGCCGGCGCCGACCCGGACCTGCGCGATACCTTGAACCGCCCGCCGCGCGAGATCGCGGTGATGCGCGGCTTCGTCGACGTCGCCGGCCAGTTCCAGCCGGCGTTGCCGGGCGTGTCGTCGATGGCCCGCTTCCTGCGCGAAGGCCGCTGA
- a CDS encoding glycoside hydrolase family 15 protein, whose translation MAARIEDYAMLGNCRSAALVDRHGSIDWLCLPRFDSDALFAALLGTPEHGRWSIAPVGEFRSTRRYRDGSLVLETTFETDDGAVAVLDFMAASHDEVPHNQVVRIVRGLRGRVPLRMQLQLRFNYGRTVPWVSQIEGGLQAIAGPDQIALRSPQPMHGHGFATEADVTLEPGDSTWFVLSHGASHLELPPPLAPEQALAQTEAFWHAWSHRCVDAGPWTEAVRRSLVVLKGLSYLPTGAIVASPTTSLPERLGGERNWDYRFCWLRDAVFTLTALRAAGYSDEAAAFHGWLQRTVAGSPDQVQALYGIGGERRMPEWEVEWLPGYEGALPVRVGNAAAGQFQLDVYGEVIGAFHRGHQEGMATAVHGRSLARQLLEVLEQRWREPDEGIWEIRDRRRHFVHSKVMAWLAFDCGARDGVTDADAAQRAHWRALADEVHTQVLAQGVHRDGHFVQSYGSDRLDAATLLIPLVGFLPADDPRVAATADAIAQQLSIDGLVERYRADDGSGDGLPAGEGTFLACSFWLVENYALLGRTAQARALFERLLGLCNDVGLLAEEYDPRSGRMLGNFPQGYSHVALVHAAMRLHGLLGEQETHS comes from the coding sequence ATGGCAGCACGCATCGAGGACTACGCCATGCTCGGCAACTGCCGCAGCGCGGCGTTGGTGGACAGGCATGGATCGATCGACTGGCTCTGCCTGCCGCGCTTCGATTCCGATGCGTTGTTCGCGGCCCTGCTGGGCACGCCGGAACATGGGCGCTGGTCGATCGCGCCGGTCGGCGAGTTCCGCAGCACGCGCCGCTACCGCGACGGCAGCCTGGTGCTGGAGACCACGTTCGAGACCGACGATGGCGCGGTGGCGGTGCTGGATTTCATGGCCGCCAGCCACGACGAGGTGCCGCACAACCAAGTGGTGCGCATCGTGCGCGGGCTGCGCGGCCGGGTGCCGCTGCGCATGCAACTGCAGCTGCGCTTCAACTACGGCCGCACCGTTCCGTGGGTGTCGCAGATCGAGGGCGGCCTGCAGGCGATCGCCGGGCCCGACCAGATCGCGCTGCGCAGCCCGCAGCCGATGCATGGCCACGGCTTCGCCACCGAGGCGGACGTCACCCTGGAGCCCGGCGACAGCACCTGGTTCGTGCTCAGCCACGGCGCTTCGCACCTGGAATTGCCGCCGCCGCTGGCGCCGGAACAGGCGCTGGCGCAGACCGAGGCGTTCTGGCACGCCTGGTCGCACCGCTGCGTGGATGCCGGTCCGTGGACCGAGGCGGTGCGGCGCTCGCTGGTGGTGCTGAAGGGCCTGAGCTACCTGCCCACCGGCGCGATCGTCGCCTCGCCTACCACCTCGCTGCCGGAACGCCTCGGCGGCGAGCGCAACTGGGACTACCGCTTCTGCTGGCTGCGCGATGCGGTGTTCACCCTGACCGCGTTGCGCGCCGCCGGCTATTCCGACGAAGCGGCCGCCTTCCATGGCTGGCTGCAACGCACCGTGGCCGGCTCGCCGGACCAGGTGCAGGCGCTGTACGGCATCGGCGGCGAACGGCGCATGCCCGAATGGGAAGTGGAGTGGCTGCCCGGCTACGAAGGCGCGTTGCCGGTGCGGGTGGGCAACGCCGCCGCTGGCCAGTTCCAGCTCGACGTGTACGGCGAGGTGATCGGCGCCTTCCATCGCGGGCACCAGGAAGGCATGGCCACCGCGGTGCATGGCCGCTCGCTGGCGCGGCAGCTGCTGGAAGTGCTGGAGCAGCGCTGGCGCGAGCCGGACGAAGGCATCTGGGAGATCCGCGACCGGCGCCGCCACTTCGTGCATTCCAAGGTGATGGCATGGCTGGCGTTCGACTGCGGCGCGCGCGACGGGGTCACCGACGCCGACGCCGCGCAGCGCGCGCACTGGCGCGCGCTGGCCGACGAAGTGCATACGCAGGTGCTGGCGCAGGGCGTGCATCGCGATGGCCACTTCGTGCAGAGCTACGGCAGCGACCGCCTGGACGCGGCGACGCTGCTGATCCCGCTGGTCGGCTTCCTGCCGGCGGACGATCCGCGCGTGGCCGCCACCGCCGATGCGATCGCGCAGCAGCTGAGCATCGACGGCCTGGTCGAGCGCTACCGCGCCGACGACGGCAGCGGCGACGGCCTGCCGGCGGGCGAGGGCACCTTCCTCGCCTGCAGCTTCTGGCTGGTGGAGAACTACGCATTGCTCGGCCGCACCGCGCAGGCGCGCGCGCTGTTCGAGCGCCTGCTCGGCCTGTGCAACGACGTCGGCCTGCTGGCCGAAGAATACGATCCGCGCAGTGGCCGCATGCTCGGCAACTTTCCGCAGGGCTACTCGCACGTGGCATTGGTCCACGCCGCGATGCGCCTGCATGGCTTACTCGGCGAACAGGAAACCCATTCATGA
- the zwf gene encoding glucose-6-phosphate dehydrogenase, whose translation MSDATQTTPPCLIVVFGARGDLTRRLVLPALYNLRRSGALPEQFAVIGVDHGDISENSWRRMLGNSLHGLMADRDAEFKADGLDEDVWTWLRTRLHYLRGDFAAAATYRALGEVIAKYDAQYQTCGNVLFYLATAARFFAPAIEQLGAAGLVKQHAGGGWRRVIVEKPFGHDLRSAKDLNAIVGRVLDEDQVFRIDHFLGKETVQNILAFRFANGLFEPVWNRDRIDHVQITAAETIGVEGRGGFYDPTGCLRDMVPNHLFQLLAMIAMEPPAAFTPASMLRRRAEVIEAVRPLAPADVVRGQYAAGAIGRNAVPGYREEDTVPADSNTETYVAMKLQVDTWRWAGVPFYLRTGKRLRERTTEIAIRFKPAPLAPLRSAEIGGYGPDWLVLHIQPDEGISLQFDVKRPGARVSLAPVRMDFRYRDWFPKEYTVGYERLLQDCMNGEAGLFQDATMVEAAWRIVQPILDAWQASADEVAQYPAGSAGPAAADALLALNGGHSWRTLTAGRRPPPRRPPEAGAEAKSAAPPKRLATAKPAASKAKAAGAAAPRKVAAAGAASAKKAVKKAAKVTKATEGKKTPEGEKTATPKKAVKSSSGKVSKRATKKPPATLAKRAGTKR comes from the coding sequence ATGAGCGATGCGACGCAAACCACCCCGCCCTGCCTGATCGTGGTCTTCGGCGCGCGCGGCGACCTGACCCGGCGCCTGGTGCTGCCGGCGCTGTACAACCTGCGCCGCAGCGGCGCGTTGCCCGAGCAGTTCGCGGTGATCGGCGTGGACCATGGCGACATCAGCGAGAACAGCTGGCGGCGCATGCTCGGCAATTCCCTGCACGGACTGATGGCCGACCGCGACGCCGAGTTCAAGGCCGACGGCCTGGATGAAGACGTGTGGACCTGGCTGCGCACGCGCCTGCACTACCTGCGCGGCGACTTCGCCGCTGCGGCGACCTATCGCGCGCTGGGCGAGGTGATCGCCAAGTACGACGCGCAATACCAGACCTGCGGCAACGTGCTGTTCTACCTGGCCACCGCGGCGCGCTTCTTCGCCCCGGCGATCGAACAGCTGGGCGCGGCCGGGCTGGTCAAGCAGCACGCCGGCGGCGGCTGGCGCCGGGTGATCGTGGAGAAACCGTTCGGCCACGACCTGCGCAGCGCCAAGGACCTCAACGCCATCGTCGGCCGCGTGCTCGACGAGGACCAGGTGTTCCGCATCGACCATTTCCTGGGCAAGGAGACGGTGCAGAACATCCTCGCCTTCCGTTTCGCCAACGGCCTGTTCGAGCCGGTGTGGAACCGCGACCGCATCGACCACGTGCAGATCACCGCCGCCGAGACCATCGGCGTGGAAGGGCGCGGCGGCTTCTACGATCCGACGGGCTGCCTGCGCGACATGGTGCCCAACCACCTGTTCCAGCTGCTGGCGATGATCGCGATGGAACCGCCGGCGGCGTTCACGCCTGCGTCGATGCTGCGCCGGCGCGCCGAGGTGATCGAGGCGGTGCGGCCGCTGGCCCCGGCCGACGTGGTGCGCGGCCAGTACGCGGCCGGCGCGATCGGGCGCAACGCGGTGCCCGGCTACCGCGAGGAAGACACGGTGCCGGCCGATTCCAACACCGAGACCTACGTGGCGATGAAGCTGCAGGTCGACACCTGGCGCTGGGCCGGCGTGCCGTTCTACCTGCGCACCGGCAAGCGCCTGCGCGAACGCACCACCGAGATCGCGATCCGCTTCAAGCCGGCGCCGCTGGCGCCGCTGCGCAGCGCCGAGATCGGCGGCTATGGTCCCGACTGGCTGGTGCTGCACATCCAGCCCGACGAGGGCATCTCGCTGCAGTTCGACGTCAAGCGTCCGGGCGCGCGGGTCAGCCTGGCGCCGGTGCGCATGGACTTCCGCTACCGCGACTGGTTCCCGAAGGAATACACGGTGGGCTACGAACGCCTGCTGCAGGACTGCATGAACGGCGAGGCCGGCCTGTTCCAGGACGCGACGATGGTCGAGGCGGCCTGGCGCATCGTGCAGCCGATCCTCGATGCCTGGCAGGCCTCGGCCGACGAAGTGGCGCAATATCCGGCCGGCAGCGCCGGCCCGGCCGCGGCCGATGCGTTGCTCGCGCTCAACGGCGGCCACAGCTGGCGCACCCTCACCGCCGGCCGCCGCCCACCGCCGCGGCGCCCGCCGGAAGCCGGCGCCGAGGCCAAGTCCGCTGCGCCGCCGAAGCGCCTGGCGACGGCCAAGCCGGCCGCGTCCAAGGCCAAGGCGGCTGGCGCTGCCGCGCCCAGGAAAGTCGCTGCGGCCGGCGCTGCTTCGGCCAAAAAGGCGGTCAAGAAGGCGGCCAAGGTTACGAAGGCGACCGAGGGTAAAAAGACGCCAGAAGGCGAGAAGACGGCCACGCCCAAGAAGGCAGTCAAATCCTCTTCCGGAAAAGTGAGCAAGCGCGCGACGAAGAAGCCGCCTGCGACGCTGGCTAAACGCGCTGGGACGAAGCGCTGA
- a CDS encoding monovalent cation:proton antiporter-2 (CPA2) family protein translates to MHSGGLELALVLLLAAVIAVPVFKRLGLGAVLAYLAAGVVLGPDGLGFVQDTDRILNAAEIGVVMLLFLIGLELSPARLKLMRRAVFGAGTAQVALTALPLGVLLLCLDLNWKSALVVGLALALSSTAVGLQLLAERKALNSDYGRLGFAILLFQDLIAIPLLAAIPLLGGAKNDTLTWTEVAQALGALTVVVLCGRFALRHLFRMVARTRMPEVFTASALLVVLGNAWFLQKAGLSPSLGAFLAGVLLADSEFRHELEAQIEPFQGLLLGVFFIAVGMGIDLDRIVAEPWLIAGGVATLLLVKFSLLVGIGRVARLPLRSALLLGSLLWLGGEFAFVVFTEAQRVQLLDDANHDRLVAVVGVSMALTPLLLIGIQRLLDRGEAAKARRTPPPAAQYDTVDEQRAQVLIAGMGRFGQIVARLLTAQRIPFVALEHNPDTVEDLRRFGNKIYYGDPSRPDLLRAAGSDGIRVFVVAMDDPETNIKTTRLIRRLYPKAQVLSRARNRQHAWRLMDLGAEPFREVFASSLELSEKVLVNLGLSEDTARDRIARFRQHDEQLLRAQHLVYDDEAAVVQTSRAARADLMQLFEADVSEAPGEAAEGNAAAKTPS, encoded by the coding sequence GTGCATAGCGGCGGCCTGGAACTGGCGCTGGTGCTGCTGCTGGCCGCGGTGATCGCGGTGCCGGTGTTCAAGCGCCTGGGCCTGGGCGCGGTGCTGGCCTATCTGGCCGCGGGCGTGGTGCTGGGTCCGGACGGGCTGGGCTTCGTGCAGGACACCGACCGCATCCTCAACGCCGCCGAGATCGGCGTGGTGATGCTGCTGTTCCTGATCGGCCTGGAGCTGTCGCCGGCGCGACTGAAGCTGATGCGGCGCGCGGTGTTCGGCGCCGGCACCGCGCAGGTGGCGCTGACCGCGTTGCCGCTGGGCGTGCTGCTGCTGTGCCTGGATTTGAACTGGAAGAGCGCGCTGGTGGTGGGCCTGGCGCTGGCGCTGTCGTCCACCGCGGTGGGCCTGCAGCTGCTGGCCGAGCGCAAGGCGCTCAACAGCGATTACGGTCGGCTCGGTTTCGCGATCCTGCTGTTCCAGGATCTGATCGCGATCCCGCTGCTGGCCGCGATCCCGCTGCTCGGCGGCGCCAAGAACGACACCCTGACCTGGACCGAAGTGGCGCAGGCGCTGGGTGCGCTGACGGTGGTGGTGCTGTGCGGCCGCTTCGCGCTGCGCCACCTGTTCCGCATGGTGGCGCGCACGCGCATGCCCGAGGTGTTCACCGCCAGCGCGCTGCTGGTGGTGCTGGGCAATGCGTGGTTCCTGCAGAAGGCCGGGCTGAGTCCGAGCCTGGGCGCGTTCCTGGCCGGGGTGCTGCTGGCCGATTCGGAATTCCGGCACGAACTGGAGGCGCAGATCGAGCCGTTCCAGGGCCTGTTGCTGGGCGTGTTCTTCATCGCCGTGGGCATGGGCATCGACCTGGACCGCATCGTCGCCGAGCCGTGGCTGATCGCCGGCGGCGTGGCCACCCTGCTGCTGGTCAAGTTCAGCCTGCTGGTCGGCATCGGCCGGGTGGCGCGGCTGCCGCTGCGCAGCGCGTTGCTGCTGGGCAGTTTGTTGTGGCTGGGCGGCGAGTTCGCCTTCGTGGTGTTCACCGAAGCGCAGCGCGTGCAGTTGCTCGACGACGCCAACCACGACCGCCTGGTCGCGGTGGTCGGCGTGTCGATGGCGCTGACCCCGCTGCTGCTGATCGGCATCCAGCGCCTGCTCGACCGCGGCGAGGCGGCCAAGGCCAGGCGCACGCCGCCCCCGGCCGCCCAGTACGACACCGTGGACGAGCAGCGCGCGCAGGTGCTGATCGCCGGCATGGGCCGCTTCGGCCAGATCGTGGCGCGCCTGCTGACCGCGCAGCGCATCCCGTTCGTGGCGCTGGAGCACAACCCGGACACGGTGGAAGACCTGCGCCGCTTCGGCAACAAGATCTACTACGGCGACCCCAGCCGCCCGGACCTGCTGCGCGCGGCCGGCAGCGATGGCATCCGCGTCTTCGTGGTGGCGATGGACGACCCGGAGACCAACATCAAGACCACACGGCTGATCCGCCGCCTGTATCCGAAGGCGCAGGTGCTGTCGCGCGCGCGCAACCGCCAGCACGCCTGGCGGCTGATGGACCTGGGCGCCGAACCGTTCCGCGAGGTGTTCGCCTCCAGCCTGGAACTGAGCGAAAAGGTGTTGGTGAACCTGGGCCTGAGCGAGGACACCGCCCGCGACCGCATCGCCCGCTTCCGCCAGCACGACGAACAGCTGCTGCGCGCGCAACACCTGGTGTACGACGACGAGGCGGCGGTGGTGCAGACCTCGCGCGCCGCACGCGCGGACCTGATGCAGCTGTTCGAGGCGGATGTGAGCGAGGCGCCTGGGGAAGCGGCGGAGGGTAATGCGGCGGCGAAGACGCCGTCGTAG